In Paenibacillus guangzhouensis, a single window of DNA contains:
- a CDS encoding cytochrome ubiquinol oxidase subunit I, which translates to MDAVFLARLQFASTTIFHFIFVPISIGLALTIAIMQTMYVVKGKEEYRRMAKFWGKLFLINFAVGVVTGILQEFQFGMNWSNYSRFVGDVFGAPLAIEALLAFFLESTFIGLWIFGWDRLSKKVHLLCIWLVSIGTIISAFWILLANSFMQRPVGFQIQNGRAEMNDFWALVTNGQLLVEFPHTVLGAFATGAFLITGISAYKLLKRQDVQFFKKSFHIAIIIGLISSVGVALWGHQQAQYLIHTQPMKMAASEALWGKSGDPAGWTVIASIDPKKQENGFELQIPYLLSFLSYSKFSGEVKGMLELQAEYEATYGPGNYIPPVRTTFWSFRIMVGAGSLMILFGLYGTFLAWRKKLEQPNKWFMRLMVFGISLPFIGNTFGWIMTEIGRQPWTVFGLMRTEDSISPSVSAGQVLFSVIAFSTIYLILAIILVYLFIKVIRKGPNAPDDHHDEHSHDPFDQVVKEEKQHALT; encoded by the coding sequence ATGGATGCTGTATTTCTGGCAAGATTACAATTCGCATCGACGACAATCTTTCACTTTATCTTCGTACCGATATCCATTGGTCTTGCGTTAACGATTGCAATTATGCAGACCATGTACGTCGTTAAAGGCAAAGAAGAATACAGACGCATGGCGAAGTTCTGGGGTAAATTATTTCTGATTAACTTTGCAGTGGGGGTTGTTACGGGGATTCTGCAAGAGTTCCAGTTCGGGATGAACTGGTCGAACTACTCGAGGTTCGTCGGGGACGTCTTCGGGGCGCCGCTCGCGATCGAAGCTTTGCTCGCGTTTTTCTTAGAATCGACGTTTATCGGTTTATGGATTTTCGGATGGGATCGGTTATCGAAGAAAGTTCATCTGCTCTGCATTTGGCTCGTTAGCATCGGTACGATTATCTCAGCATTCTGGATTCTACTCGCGAACTCATTCATGCAGCGTCCGGTCGGATTCCAAATTCAGAACGGCCGTGCTGAGATGAATGATTTCTGGGCCCTGGTCACCAATGGCCAGCTGCTCGTGGAGTTTCCACATACGGTATTAGGTGCTTTTGCTACAGGTGCGTTCCTGATTACAGGGATAAGTGCTTACAAGCTGCTGAAGCGCCAAGATGTTCAATTCTTCAAGAAATCTTTCCATATTGCGATTATTATCGGTCTGATCTCTTCTGTCGGCGTAGCGCTGTGGGGGCATCAGCAAGCACAATATTTGATTCATACGCAGCCGATGAAGATGGCGGCAAGTGAAGCGCTGTGGGGCAAGAGTGGCGACCCTGCAGGTTGGACGGTCATCGCGTCCATCGATCCGAAGAAGCAGGAGAACGGGTTCGAGTTGCAAATTCCTTACCTGCTGAGCTTCTTGTCGTATAGTAAATTTTCTGGTGAAGTCAAAGGGATGTTAGAACTGCAAGCCGAGTATGAAGCGACATATGGCCCAGGTAACTATATCCCGCCAGTGCGCACAACCTTCTGGAGTTTCCGCATCATGGTTGGAGCGGGATCCCTGATGATTCTATTTGGTCTATATGGTACGTTCCTGGCATGGCGCAAGAAGCTGGAGCAGCCGAACAAATGGTTCATGCGTTTGATGGTCTTCGGTATTTCGTTACCGTTCATCGGGAATACGTTCGGATGGATCATGACGGAGATTGGGCGTCAGCCATGGACGGTCTTCGGCTTGATGCGTACGGAAGACAGTATCTCACCAAGTGTGAGTGCTGGTCAGGTTCTATTCTCGGTGATAGCTTTTTCAACTATTTATCTGATTCTGGCGATTATCCTTGTCTATCTATTCATCAAAGTGATTCGTAAAGGGCCGAATGCGCCGGATGATCACCATGATGAACATTCCCATGATCCATTCGATCAAGTTGTGAAGGAGGAGAAGCAGCATGCACTTACTTAA